In Vibrio neptunius, the following are encoded in one genomic region:
- the tolA gene encoding cell envelope integrity protein TolA — MNKPILRSVLILLGLTTPHLGYTNESQSSELVKYGQIYTQLIQNQLGNINEVNGQKCEFQISLNSHGKVMSLSSSGHEKLCQAGEAAVKRVDVFPLPKSDVATQLQQITLTLNFM, encoded by the coding sequence ATGAATAAGCCGATTTTGAGGAGTGTGTTGATACTACTTGGTCTAACAACTCCACATTTGGGATACACAAATGAGTCTCAGAGCTCTGAATTAGTAAAATATGGTCAAATCTATACTCAGCTGATTCAAAATCAACTAGGTAACATCAATGAAGTTAATGGCCAAAAATGTGAGTTTCAGATTTCGTTAAACTCTCATGGTAAAGTTATGTCGCTTAGCTCATCTGGCCATGAAAAGCTGTGCCAAGCAGGTGAAGCTGCGGTCAAACGAGTTGACGTATTTCCTTTACCAAAGAGCGATGTAGCCACGCAGCTACAACAAATTACATTGACCTTAAATTTCATGTAA
- a CDS encoding ATP-binding protein produces MKNQGKLFFFCGKMGAGKSTKSKCVAAENNAVLVSEDDWLSAHYPSQIQTFDDYIKYSTLIKPFVRSHIQSLLNVGVNVVMDFPANTIKQRAWFVSLCVEVGSEHELWYLDLTDEQCLSQIAKRRVEQPERAMFDTGVVFHHVTQYFEAPAASENLSLVRVV; encoded by the coding sequence ATGAAAAATCAGGGAAAGTTGTTCTTCTTCTGTGGCAAGATGGGAGCAGGTAAATCAACCAAATCAAAGTGTGTTGCTGCTGAAAACAATGCGGTTCTTGTTTCAGAAGATGATTGGCTGTCAGCTCATTACCCCTCACAAATTCAAACGTTTGATGACTACATTAAGTACTCAACTCTTATCAAGCCTTTTGTTAGAAGCCATATTCAAAGTTTGTTGAATGTTGGGGTCAACGTTGTCATGGATTTTCCAGCGAATACTATTAAGCAAAGAGCTTGGTTCGTATCACTGTGCGTCGAAGTAGGGAGTGAGCATGAGCTTTGGTATTTAGACCTAACAGATGAGCAATGCTTATCCCAAATTGCTAAACGCCGAGTTGAACAACCAGAAAGAGCTATGTTTGACACTGGGGTTGTGTTTCATCATGTCACTCAGTATTTTGAAGCTCCAGCAGCGAGTGAAAATCTTAGTTTAGTGCGAGTGGTATGA
- a CDS encoding MOSC domain-containing protein yields MPKVVSVSKCAEHTFSKSIADSILLIEGEGVEGDAHRGKTVKHRSRVKVDPNQPNLRQVHLIHNELFSELKAKGFEVEPASLGENITTSGINLLGLPRDSVIRFSSGAEVLITGLRNPYPQIEVYQTGLLSAVLCKDSSGRLVRKAGVMGVVKVGGRVSAGDSIVVELPDEPFHALERV; encoded by the coding sequence ATGCCCAAAGTAGTTTCAGTCAGTAAATGTGCTGAGCACACTTTTTCTAAATCAATTGCTGATTCAATATTACTCATTGAGGGAGAAGGCGTTGAAGGAGATGCCCATCGAGGAAAAACGGTAAAGCACCGTTCAAGAGTAAAAGTCGACCCCAATCAGCCAAATCTTAGACAAGTTCACCTTATTCATAATGAACTATTCTCCGAGCTTAAAGCTAAAGGGTTTGAAGTTGAGCCAGCATCACTTGGGGAAAACATCACAACATCAGGTATTAACTTACTAGGGTTACCAAGAGACAGCGTAATTAGGTTTAGCAGTGGGGCAGAGGTTTTGATTACAGGTCTTCGCAACCCTTACCCTCAAATCGAGGTATACCAGACTGGGCTATTGTCTGCTGTTTTGTGCAAAGATAGCTCAGGAAGGTTAGTTCGTAAGGCTGGGGTAATGGGAGTCGTCAAAGTCGGTGGTCGAGTTTCTGCAGGCGATAGCATCGTCGTTGAGTTACCCGATGAGCCATTCCATGCTCTAGAAAGGGTTTAA
- a CDS encoding NUDIX domain-containing protein: MIPINNSIVSGVALSEINGETKMLLMKRVKGGFWCHVAGSMEEGELPWQTIVREFQEETQIEVTELYNGQFLEQFYESYSNVIEVIPVFVVKCPANQEVVLNHEHTDFKWCSLEEALELSPFPTQHAAFKHVWEYFVDKPINELCRIKLG; this comes from the coding sequence ATGATTCCAATAAACAATTCGATTGTTTCCGGAGTGGCACTGTCGGAAATAAACGGTGAAACAAAGATGCTTCTAATGAAGCGAGTGAAAGGCGGCTTCTGGTGCCATGTCGCAGGTTCAATGGAAGAAGGTGAATTGCCTTGGCAAACCATCGTTCGAGAGTTTCAGGAAGAAACCCAGATTGAAGTGACAGAACTTTACAATGGTCAATTCCTAGAGCAGTTTTATGAGTCCTACTCGAACGTTATTGAAGTCATTCCAGTCTTTGTAGTTAAGTGTCCAGCGAATCAAGAAGTCGTTCTTAATCATGAACACACAGATTTTAAATGGTGTAGCTTAGAAGAAGCGTTAGAGTTGTCGCCTTTTCCAACACAACATGCAGCATTCAAGCATGTTTGGGAGTATTTTGTAGACAAGCCTATTAATGAGCTATGTCGTATAAAACTCGGCTAA
- a CDS encoding bifunctional diaminohydroxyphosphoribosylaminopyrimidine deaminase/5-amino-6-(5-phosphoribosylamino)uracil reductase RibD — MSEKYMLRALEISKNALPFCIPNPPVGCVLVKNGEVVAEGYTQSIGGNHTEVQALESYSASKEGVTAYVTLEPCSFVGRTPACANTLVESGVRHVVVAMLDPDTRNSGRGIEILRQAGVSVQVGLCAEQVSAFLEPY, encoded by the coding sequence ATGTCAGAGAAATATATGCTTAGAGCCTTAGAAATTTCTAAGAATGCATTACCTTTTTGTATTCCAAATCCGCCTGTTGGTTGTGTTCTTGTCAAAAATGGCGAGGTGGTGGCCGAAGGGTATACACAATCAATAGGCGGTAACCATACAGAAGTTCAGGCTCTTGAATCCTATTCTGCTTCAAAAGAAGGTGTTACCGCGTATGTAACGTTGGAACCTTGTTCCTTTGTTGGTCGGACTCCCGCTTGTGCCAACACATTAGTTGAATCGGGCGTAAGGCATGTCGTTGTCGCTATGTTGGATCCAGATACTCGTAATAGTGGAAGGGGTATCGAAATCCTAAGGCAGGCGGGTGTCTCCGTACAAGTTGGTTTATGTGCAGAGCAAGTCAGTGCTTTCTTGGAGCCATACTAA
- a CDS encoding BCCT family transporter — MKNLNLGLTIPAIGTVLIILLVSSMFPEQSQAMANNAMTFVTDWFGWLVQIFSLALVGFLLWLAFSKYGDIRLGEGKPEYSNFSFGGMIFTAGVGASLIYWGIGEPMYYLQSPPLFAEANSYTAAAWSVTYSMFHWGITGWAIYCFPAIPFAYAFYVQKRRTLKLSTLCEPVIGNNPIVGKCVDLLAIFGTLAAFASSLALTVTLLSTGTAELFGIENNLLLQGGIIFLFVLVLFAVTLVGFNKGISKVSDYTVIAAILFALFVLFSSNAQFVLNNVTDSLGVMLDSFFRMSLWTDPVQKSGFPQAWTQYYWFWYYAYLIMMGLFITRISRGRTIREVILYTISMGALGCAFFISIFGGYAVWAQLLGGYPVQEWMSNGGLTFAVVSLIKTLPANNVVLAVFLVIQFFLMLTTMSSASVATSMLTTNQLSLNGDPDNKVKLMWAGAIALISFSVFLTGGGINTIKSLCVVAGLPMMFIYGILVKQLMMELKGKTASQPESEASVEAQELIA, encoded by the coding sequence TTGAAGAATCTTAATCTCGGGCTCACCATTCCTGCGATTGGCACTGTCCTGATCATTCTACTTGTCTCTTCGATGTTCCCTGAACAGTCTCAAGCGATGGCGAACAACGCAATGACGTTTGTGACCGATTGGTTTGGTTGGTTAGTGCAAATCTTCAGTCTTGCTCTTGTTGGCTTTCTACTGTGGTTGGCGTTTTCCAAGTACGGTGACATTCGATTAGGGGAAGGAAAGCCCGAATATTCGAACTTCTCTTTTGGCGGCATGATCTTTACGGCTGGCGTTGGTGCATCGCTTATTTATTGGGGGATTGGGGAGCCTATGTACTACCTACAATCTCCTCCGTTATTTGCCGAGGCCAACAGTTATACTGCAGCTGCGTGGTCGGTCACTTATTCAATGTTCCACTGGGGGATAACAGGGTGGGCGATCTACTGTTTCCCTGCGATTCCTTTTGCTTATGCTTTCTATGTACAAAAACGCCGTACATTGAAGCTCTCGACACTCTGTGAACCCGTAATTGGTAACAATCCAATCGTGGGTAAATGCGTGGATCTTTTGGCCATCTTCGGCACACTCGCGGCGTTTGCGAGTTCATTGGCGTTAACCGTTACTCTGCTTAGTACGGGAACCGCTGAACTATTTGGAATAGAGAATAACTTGTTGCTTCAAGGTGGCATCATCTTCTTGTTTGTATTGGTTTTATTTGCAGTGACGCTGGTGGGCTTCAACAAAGGCATCAGTAAGGTATCGGATTACACGGTCATCGCTGCGATTCTCTTTGCCTTGTTTGTGCTGTTTTCATCAAATGCCCAATTTGTCTTGAACAACGTAACGGATTCACTTGGAGTGATGCTCGATAGCTTTTTCCGTATGTCCCTTTGGACGGATCCGGTGCAAAAGAGTGGTTTCCCTCAAGCATGGACTCAATATTATTGGTTCTGGTACTACGCGTACTTAATCATGATGGGGTTGTTTATTACCCGCATATCGAGAGGCCGTACTATCCGTGAAGTCATCTTGTATACCATCTCGATGGGCGCTTTGGGATGTGCTTTCTTTATCTCTATCTTTGGGGGCTACGCGGTTTGGGCGCAGTTATTAGGTGGTTATCCTGTTCAAGAGTGGATGAGCAATGGTGGATTGACGTTTGCCGTTGTCTCGTTGATCAAAACGTTGCCAGCAAACAATGTGGTTCTTGCGGTGTTTTTGGTGATTCAGTTCTTCTTGATGTTGACGACGATGTCGAGCGCTAGTGTTGCCACCTCGATGCTGACGACGAATCAACTATCCCTAAACGGAGACCCAGACAACAAAGTCAAACTGATGTGGGCAGGGGCGATTGCACTTATCAGCTTTAGCGTATTCCTTACAGGTGGCGGCATCAATACCATTAAGTCTTTGTGCGTGGTAGCGGGGCTACCGATGATGTTTATCTACGGCATTTTGGTTAAACAACTCATGATGGAACTGAAAGGCAAGACAGCTTCGCAACCAGAATCGGAAGCGTCTGTAGAAGCACAAGAACTGATTGCTTAG
- a CDS encoding homocysteine S-methyltransferase family protein — MVNLKILDGGMGRELKRIGAPFSQPLWSAQALIESPQHVTQAHQGFIDAGAQIITVNSYACVPFHLGEDLYAQQGRELAEKAAKIARDVVTLSQKEVLVAGAIPPAFGSYRPDLFEEKSAYDISVSLFKAQEPYVDIWLAETVASLSEARVISQVLSKTDKPVYIAFTLEDEVSKVSRLRSGELVIDAVEALLDTNAQGVFFNCSIPEVIEQAIKDVNQVLERTGKTLTIGVYANSFAPIKVNHQANESYQGLRHFSPTEYLEYVKTWHRLGASIIGGCCGIEPSHIAELTAWRDTVEES, encoded by the coding sequence ATGGTAAATCTGAAAATATTGGATGGTGGCATGGGGCGCGAGCTAAAGCGCATCGGTGCTCCTTTTTCTCAACCTCTTTGGAGTGCTCAAGCGCTTATCGAATCCCCACAACATGTTACGCAAGCGCACCAAGGTTTTATTGATGCAGGGGCGCAAATCATTACCGTCAACAGTTATGCCTGTGTTCCGTTTCATTTAGGTGAGGATTTGTATGCACAGCAGGGACGCGAGCTGGCAGAGAAAGCGGCTAAAATTGCTCGTGATGTCGTGACGTTGTCACAAAAAGAAGTGCTTGTTGCTGGCGCTATCCCTCCTGCCTTTGGTTCTTATCGACCTGATTTATTTGAAGAAAAGAGTGCTTACGACATCAGTGTGAGTCTATTTAAAGCGCAAGAGCCTTATGTGGACATTTGGTTGGCGGAAACCGTTGCAAGCCTTAGCGAAGCGCGAGTGATCAGCCAAGTTCTGTCTAAAACCGACAAGCCAGTTTATATCGCTTTCACGTTAGAAGATGAAGTCAGCAAAGTCTCGCGTCTGCGCTCTGGTGAGCTTGTCATAGACGCTGTAGAGGCGCTTCTTGATACTAATGCGCAGGGTGTTTTCTTCAATTGCTCAATTCCTGAAGTGATTGAACAAGCGATTAAAGACGTGAATCAGGTATTGGAACGAACAGGGAAGACGCTAACTATTGGTGTTTACGCGAACAGCTTTGCGCCAATTAAAGTGAATCACCAAGCGAATGAGTCATATCAAGGACTTAGACACTTCTCACCAACAGAATATCTGGAATACGTGAAAACGTGGCATCGCTTAGGGGCGAGTATCATTGGCGGCTGTTGTGGCATTGAGCCAAGTCATATTGCTGAACTGACGGCGTGGAGAGATACTGTTGAAGAATCTTAA
- the zigA gene encoding zinc metallochaperone GTPase ZigA: MNTQKLPVTVLSGFLGAGKTTVLSHILNNRQGRKVAVIVNDMSEINIDAATVQNEVSLNHSEEKLVEMSNGCICCTLREDLLEEVTKLAQEGRFDYLVIESTGIAEPLPVAETFTFSDKNGLSLSDVARLDTMVTVVDAINFLRDYDEAKFLTETSESLGEDDERSVADLLVDQVEFADVILISKTDLAEKSEIERLVAILKTLNTSATILPISNGEVELDAVLDTQSFSFEKAQQAPGWLKEMQGEHIPETEEYGISSFAYHARRPFHPEKFYDFLHNAQDYGKLIRSKGYFWLATRPDFIGQWSQAGGIARYGVAGMFWKAIPKEEWPTDQDYLDAINDIWQEPYGDMRQELVFIGQGLEQEKLIARLNDCLLTEDEIEQGLDYWLSLEDPFPEWEQ, encoded by the coding sequence ATGAACACCCAGAAACTCCCTGTTACGGTTTTGTCCGGCTTTCTAGGCGCAGGAAAAACAACCGTTTTAAGTCATATTCTTAACAATAGACAAGGCAGAAAAGTAGCGGTCATCGTCAACGATATGAGCGAAATCAACATCGATGCAGCAACCGTTCAGAATGAAGTTTCTCTCAACCACAGTGAAGAAAAGTTGGTTGAAATGAGTAACGGCTGCATCTGTTGTACCCTGCGTGAAGATCTACTAGAAGAAGTCACTAAACTCGCTCAAGAAGGCAGATTCGATTATCTAGTTATCGAGTCTACTGGCATCGCTGAGCCTCTACCTGTTGCCGAGACTTTTACTTTTAGCGATAAAAACGGGCTTTCACTTTCAGACGTTGCGCGTTTAGACACCATGGTTACGGTGGTTGATGCGATTAATTTTCTGCGCGATTACGATGAAGCTAAGTTCTTAACAGAGACATCCGAGTCCTTAGGTGAAGACGATGAACGTAGCGTCGCTGACTTACTGGTTGATCAAGTAGAGTTCGCTGACGTGATCTTGATAAGTAAAACCGACCTCGCTGAGAAATCTGAAATCGAAAGGCTTGTTGCGATTCTTAAAACCCTAAACACATCGGCCACCATACTTCCGATCTCGAATGGTGAAGTAGAACTTGATGCAGTACTCGACACACAAAGCTTCAGTTTTGAAAAGGCACAACAAGCTCCAGGTTGGTTGAAAGAAATGCAAGGCGAACATATACCTGAAACCGAGGAATACGGTATTTCCAGCTTTGCATATCATGCGCGACGCCCTTTCCACCCAGAGAAGTTTTATGACTTCCTCCATAATGCGCAAGATTATGGAAAACTGATTCGTTCCAAAGGTTACTTTTGGCTAGCAACCAGACCAGATTTTATCGGTCAATGGAGCCAAGCAGGAGGCATCGCACGTTATGGAGTCGCGGGTATGTTTTGGAAAGCGATTCCGAAAGAGGAATGGCCGACGGATCAAGATTACCTCGATGCCATAAACGACATTTGGCAAGAACCTTATGGCGATATGCGACAAGAACTGGTGTTTATTGGTCAGGGATTAGAGCAAGAGAAATTGATTGCCCGCCTCAACGACTGCTTGTTAACAGAAGATGAGATTGAGCAAGGACTCGACTATTGGTTATCTTTGGAAGACCCTTTCCCTGAATGGGAACAGTAA
- a CDS encoding nuclear transport factor 2 family protein, whose translation MSPKEVVLAFWDAMKTNDFAKASEWLSPDFEGFWPQSGELIVGRENFTAINSYYPENGVWEFDVHSVVCDGAIVVTDVSITDSVQKDRAITFHTVEDGLIVKQKEFWPGPMEAPEWRAKWVKVTQEY comes from the coding sequence ATGAGTCCAAAGGAAGTTGTCCTAGCTTTTTGGGATGCAATGAAAACAAATGATTTTGCGAAGGCCAGTGAGTGGCTCAGCCCTGATTTTGAGGGATTCTGGCCTCAGTCAGGTGAGTTAATTGTTGGTCGAGAAAACTTCACCGCTATTAATTCTTACTACCCAGAAAATGGTGTTTGGGAGTTTGACGTTCATTCTGTGGTTTGTGATGGTGCAATAGTCGTAACTGATGTCTCGATTACGGATAGTGTTCAAAAAGATCGAGCGATAACATTTCACACTGTAGAAGATGGTTTAATTGTGAAGCAAAAAGAGTTCTGGCCTGGGCCAATGGAAGCCCCGGAGTGGCGAGCAAAATGGGTTAAGGTTACACAGGAGTATTAA
- a CDS encoding AraC family transcriptional regulator gives MHSVDPLSLFISHLAPQCEVFSHVQLRAPWGIEENKQDSCSFSFVKEGSCIVELATGSTVQLNSGQLMLLPYGTAHKIMSGHGVRCQNSRELFVESVTGAADIVIGGQGTPCYMMCGCFVFSPIQYWGGTQMSSALPEVIIIDAPQHGKLDTILSWMYEENKTPSAGRYLAQKGLLELLLVEVLRSLDRTSFNPSWLQALHDRFLAPVMLAVQEQLQKDWSLEELAGIAALSKSSFSTRFKQITGISPLNFVRQWRCLVSARLLTSTNLPLKKVASECGFQSPDVLIRNFRQFHSLTPIQFRKVHRLDTPS, from the coding sequence ATGCACAGTGTAGATCCACTCAGTCTATTTATTTCACATTTAGCGCCTCAGTGTGAGGTGTTTTCGCATGTTCAGCTAAGAGCTCCCTGGGGGATCGAAGAAAACAAGCAAGATAGCTGCAGTTTCAGCTTCGTGAAGGAAGGGAGTTGTATCGTTGAGCTGGCTACTGGCAGTACCGTGCAACTGAACTCTGGGCAGTTAATGTTGCTGCCTTATGGCACCGCACACAAAATCATGAGTGGTCATGGGGTGCGGTGCCAAAATAGCAGAGAGCTATTTGTTGAAAGCGTCACTGGTGCTGCTGATATAGTGATAGGAGGACAAGGCACCCCCTGTTACATGATGTGTGGTTGCTTTGTGTTTTCTCCCATCCAGTATTGGGGTGGCACGCAGATGAGCAGTGCTTTACCTGAAGTGATCATTATAGATGCGCCACAACACGGTAAGCTAGACACCATCTTGTCGTGGATGTATGAAGAGAATAAAACGCCGTCGGCCGGACGTTATTTGGCGCAAAAAGGGCTGCTCGAATTGTTGTTGGTCGAAGTGCTGAGAAGCTTGGATCGCACGTCTTTTAATCCCAGCTGGCTTCAGGCTTTACACGATCGGTTTTTGGCACCTGTGATGCTGGCAGTTCAGGAACAGTTGCAAAAAGACTGGAGCCTGGAAGAGCTTGCAGGCATCGCAGCGTTGTCTAAATCGTCTTTTTCTACCCGCTTTAAGCAAATCACCGGTATCTCTCCACTTAACTTTGTACGGCAATGGCGTTGCCTAGTTTCGGCTAGGTTACTGACATCTACAAACCTGCCACTAAAAAAAGTGGCGTCAGAATGCGGCTTTCAATCACCAGATGTACTTATCCGAAATTTCCGTCAGTTTCATAGCCTAACCCCTATCCAGTTTCGCAAAGTACATCGGTTAGATACCCCTAGTTGA
- a CDS encoding NAD(P)H-binding protein has protein sequence MSTINSAFVTGGTGNIGSAIVQELLAHKYQVKVLCKDEDSAGKVTHMGATPVLGSLTKPQAWVNELYECGVFIHTACTFDEHMADVDHAVMQAIANNALQRINPLIVVYTAGCWTYGSHDDVITESTPKQSVADFQWMLDSIEFLSGRENIDLRVVSPANVVSEEEHFLPPILSWELERCGHPTLPKDETQTWSLVERKNLAQLYRLVAENGRNGEEYIGSAEHRAPLKDILQKLSDQPLECGLESQWAELYGTWTEGYSLTQVFSSDKAIRELGWQPKTFLSQ, from the coding sequence ATGTCAACTATCAATTCAGCGTTCGTGACAGGTGGAACAGGGAATATCGGCAGTGCAATTGTGCAAGAATTGCTGGCGCATAAATACCAGGTCAAAGTGCTATGCAAGGATGAAGACAGTGCGGGCAAAGTCACGCATATGGGAGCAACACCGGTTTTAGGGTCATTAACCAAGCCGCAGGCATGGGTGAATGAATTATATGAGTGTGGCGTATTTATTCATACAGCCTGTACGTTTGATGAGCACATGGCTGACGTTGACCACGCAGTGATGCAGGCCATTGCCAATAATGCGTTACAGCGCATCAATCCGTTGATTGTCGTTTATACCGCCGGGTGTTGGACATACGGCAGTCACGACGACGTGATAACTGAATCGACACCTAAGCAATCTGTGGCCGACTTCCAGTGGATGCTTGATAGCATCGAATTTTTATCTGGTAGGGAAAATATTGATTTGCGAGTAGTCAGCCCTGCAAACGTGGTCAGCGAGGAAGAGCATTTCCTGCCGCCCATTCTGAGCTGGGAACTAGAGCGTTGTGGCCATCCTACACTACCAAAAGACGAAACCCAGACCTGGTCACTGGTGGAGCGTAAAAATCTGGCGCAATTGTATCGCTTAGTGGCAGAAAACGGCCGAAATGGAGAAGAGTATATCGGTTCAGCTGAGCATAGAGCTCCGCTAAAAGATATATTGCAAAAGCTGTCGGATCAACCGCTTGAGTGTGGTTTAGAGTCACAGTGGGCAGAACTCTACGGTACCTGGACCGAGGGATATAGCCTGACTCAGGTTTTTTCAAGTGACAAGGCAATCAGGGAACTTGGCTGGCAGCCAAAGACGTTTTTGAGTCAATGA
- a CDS encoding class I SAM-dependent methyltransferase produces the protein MRQINGTNLCAFGSKNIIEFGLYHGASLVLLDKIFTPDSIIGIDERQEHPALSQYRKGSSAHSVIEPYCGVKQDHTDKIIQILESHFPEKNVDLIIDDCSHLYEPTKTAFLTSFPYLKSGGIYIIEDWGWAHWPGEFQKKEFFPGTPLSKLVFELLMLQSVIPNVIAKIETDYNHVAITKGDESSHNNQKLFELIKCKTSIHIDKQ, from the coding sequence ATTCGCCAAATCAATGGCACGAATCTGTGCGCCTTTGGCTCCAAAAATATTATTGAGTTTGGATTATATCACGGGGCTAGTCTCGTTTTACTCGATAAGATTTTCACCCCTGACTCCATCATAGGCATAGATGAACGCCAAGAACATCCAGCCTTAAGTCAATACCGCAAGGGATCTTCAGCACACTCTGTAATAGAGCCTTATTGTGGAGTAAAGCAAGATCATACAGACAAGATCATTCAAATATTAGAATCACACTTCCCTGAAAAAAATGTAGACCTAATTATTGATGATTGCAGCCATTTATATGAACCAACAAAAACCGCCTTTTTGACATCATTCCCTTACTTAAAATCAGGTGGGATATACATCATAGAAGATTGGGGGTGGGCACATTGGCCGGGTGAGTTTCAAAAGAAAGAGTTTTTCCCCGGAACTCCTTTAAGTAAATTAGTTTTCGAATTACTCATGCTTCAAAGTGTCATTCCAAATGTCATAGCTAAAATTGAAACTGATTATAATCACGTTGCTATTACTAAAGGAGACGAGAGTAGCCACAATAACCAAAAACTATTTGAACTCATAAAATGCAAGACCTCGATTCACATTGATAAACAATGA
- a CDS encoding EamA family transporter, whose product MINSYCILAIAITLSSLDKWISRVFLKKNNLCNEYLLAYQITCSVLAALFIIFESKQIPTAFDNTSKLLELLILSIFSVFSWMGFAYSTFRARTSIELGVVSIISKTKIIWSAIFGVSFLNDKLTFLQTVGIMLILVASLLINKNHKIGLLFSNNLHAWLAPIFLTIAIGIDRVLTMYLPSSIILFIGFSGTALLTPLLFKVHYGLIKKVLVNAVITATCGTASYYLLLKVLNTSAFSLVMALFQGAFILDIFFGYFFLKEHTNLTRKIVSCLLAVLGILTLVS is encoded by the coding sequence ATGATAAATTCATACTGCATATTAGCCATAGCTATTACTTTAAGTTCATTAGATAAATGGATTTCGCGAGTCTTCCTTAAGAAAAATAATTTATGTAATGAATACTTACTAGCCTATCAAATAACATGCAGTGTACTAGCTGCGCTGTTCATTATATTCGAATCAAAACAAATCCCCACAGCATTCGACAATACAAGTAAACTTTTGGAGCTGTTGATTTTAAGTATATTCAGTGTTTTTTCGTGGATGGGCTTTGCATACTCGACCTTCAGGGCTCGTACTTCAATTGAATTAGGCGTTGTCTCTATAATCTCTAAAACAAAGATAATCTGGAGCGCTATTTTCGGAGTTAGCTTTTTAAATGATAAACTAACTTTCCTTCAAACAGTGGGTATCATGCTCATACTTGTCGCTTCACTACTCATCAATAAAAATCATAAAATAGGTCTTCTTTTTTCAAACAATTTGCACGCGTGGCTCGCCCCAATCTTTCTCACTATAGCTATAGGTATTGATAGAGTGCTTACGATGTACTTACCCTCTAGCATTATCCTTTTTATCGGTTTTTCTGGAACTGCTCTTTTGACGCCTCTACTATTTAAAGTTCATTATGGGTTAATTAAAAAAGTTCTAGTTAACGCGGTAATAACAGCTACTTGTGGTACGGCAAGCTACTATCTTCTCTTAAAAGTGCTCAACACTAGCGCTTTTAGTTTAGTCATGGCTTTATTCCAAGGAGCGTTCATCCTCGATATTTTTTTTGGTTACTTCTTTTTAAAAGAGCACACTAACCTGACAAGGAAAATAGTTTCTTGTTTACTCGCCGTCCTTGGTATTTTAACTTTGGTTTCATGA
- a CDS encoding Txe/YoeB family addiction module toxin has protein sequence MSSSQRLLSWTDDAWDDYLYWQTQDKKTLKRINKLINDVKRSPFEGIGKPEPLKENLSGFWSRRIDDTNRLVYAVDDQAITIISCRYHY, from the coding sequence ATGAGTAGTAGTCAGCGTTTACTGTCGTGGACTGATGACGCTTGGGACGACTACCTGTATTGGCAAACTCAAGACAAAAAAACACTCAAGCGTATCAATAAACTCATCAATGATGTTAAGCGTTCTCCATTTGAGGGCATCGGTAAACCTGAGCCATTGAAAGAGAACTTATCTGGTTTTTGGTCCCGTCGTATTGATGATACTAATAGGCTTGTTTACGCAGTCGATGATCAGGCCATAACGATAATCTCATGTCGTTACCACTACTAA
- a CDS encoding type II toxin-antitoxin system prevent-host-death family antitoxin: MKIVSFTEARNGLKAVLDGVVNDADTTVITRRDSEDAVVMSLDYYNSLMETVHLLRSPQNAEHLNRSITQYRAGKTTARELIDE; encoded by the coding sequence ATGAAAATCGTATCTTTTACTGAAGCTAGAAATGGTCTTAAAGCTGTTTTGGACGGTGTAGTTAATGACGCCGATACAACAGTTATTACACGTCGTGATTCTGAAGATGCTGTGGTTATGTCTTTAGATTACTACAATAGCCTTATGGAGACAGTGCACTTACTACGCTCTCCTCAAAACGCTGAACACTTAAACCGTTCTATAACACAGTACCGTGCTGGTAAAACAACAGCACGAGAGTTAATTGATGAGTAG